The Acanthochromis polyacanthus isolate Apoly-LR-REF ecotype Palm Island chromosome 5, KAUST_Apoly_ChrSc, whole genome shotgun sequence genome includes a window with the following:
- the znf740a gene encoding gastrula zinc finger protein XlCGF58.1 isoform X15: protein MSHLPSSSVRDHMKWAGLLGCEAVLSSMALMQASSMAAPPKKMMAPLGHAPPQREGPDRAPQSHMILPSGMSCPPLLIRKEGEFQAPRLLDEKEMRANEDMQQKKKNRKSVTPCKVREQEGRGGKGTGGDENGPSSKVQKNFICDHCYGAFRSGYHLKRHILIHTGEKPYACAVCDMRFIQRYHLERHSLIHTGVKPYACSMCDMRFFQRYHLERHRLTHTGVKPYACSMCDMRFFQRYHLARHSLTHTGVKPYACSMCDMRFFQRYHLARHSLTHTGVKPYACSMCDMRFFQRYHLARHTLTHTGVKPYACSMCDMRFFQRYHLARHSLTHTGVKPYACTMCDMRFIQRYQLERHSLTHTGVKPYACTMCDKRFFQRYHLARHSLTHMGVKPFACTMCDMRFVQRYHLARHSLTHTGVKPYACTMCDKRFFQRYHLARHSLTHMGVKPFACTMCDMRFVQRYHLARHSLTHTGVKPYACSMCDMRFIQRNHLERHSLTHTGEKPFACDMCDMRFIQRYHLERHKRVHSGEKPYQCERCQQNFSRTDRLLRHRRLCQGRSVAKVENQPCCEPRPYPQEPPPAPPTWSPLHPPPGRLAV, encoded by the exons ATGTCACATCTGCCCAGCAGCTCAGTCCGCGACCATATGAAATGG GCGGGACTGCTGGGCTGCGAGGCTGTCCTTTCCAGTATGGCCCTGATGCAGGCCAGCTCCATGGCCGCTCCACCCAAAAAAATGATGGCTCCGCTTGGCCATGCACCACCACAGAGAGAGGGACCTGACCGTGCTCCCCAGAGCCATATGATCCTCCCATCTGGAATGAGCTGTCCACCCCTG CTTATCCGGAAGGAAGGTGAATTCCAAGCTCCCCGCCTGCTGGATGAGAAAGAGATGAGGGCCAACGAGGacatgcagcagaaaaaaaagaacaggaaaTCAGTAACGCCCTGTAAAGTGAGAGAACAAGAAGGAAGGGGAGGGAAG GGAACAGGTGGAGATGAAAATGGTCCATCGTCCAAAGTGcagaaaaactttatttgtgaTCACTGTTACGGAGCATTTAGGAGTGGATACCACCTGAAGAGACATATCCTCATTCATACAG GGGAGAAGCCGTATGCTTGTGCCGTATGTGACATGAGGTTTATTCAGCGTTACCACCTGGAGAGACACAGCCTCATTCACACGG gggtgaaGCCGTACGCTTGTTCCATGTGTGACATGAGGTTTTTCCAGCGTTACCACCTGGAGAGACACAGACTCACTCATACGG GGGTGAAGCCGTACGCTTGCTCCATGTGTGACATGAGGTTCTTCCAACGTTACCATCTCGCAAGACACAGCCTCACTCATACTG GGGTGAAGCCATACGCTTGCTCCATGTGTGATATGAGATTTTTCCAACGCTACCACTTGGCAAGACACAGCCTCACTCACACGG GGGTGAAGCCATATGCTTGCTCCATGTGTGACATGAGATTTTTCCAGAGATACCACCTGGCAAGACACACTCTCACCCACACGG GGGTGAAGCCATACGCTTGCTCCATGTGTGACATGAGGTTCTTCCAGCGTTACCATTTGGCAAGACACAGCCTCACTCATACCG gGGTGAAGCCATATGCTTGTACCATGTGTGACATGAGGTTTATACAACGTTATCAATTGGAGAGACACAGTCTTACTCATACAG GGGTGAAGCCGTACGCTTGCACCATGTGTGACAAGAGGTTTTTTCAGCGTTACCACCTGGCGAGACACAGCCTCACTCATATGG GTGTGAAACCTTTTGCGTGTACCATGTGTGACATGAGGTTTGTTCAGCGTTACCACCTGGCAAGACACAGCCTCACTCATACGG GTGTGAAACCTTATGCTTGCACCATGTGTGACAAGAGGTTTTTTCAGCGCTACCACCTGGCAAGACACAGCCTCACTCATATGG GTGTGAAACCTTTTGCTTGCACCATGTGTGACATGAGGTTTGTTCAGCGTTACCACCTGGCAAGACACAGCCTCACTCATACGG gggtgaaGCCGTATGCTTGTTCCATGTGTGACATGAGGTTTATTCAGCGTAACCACCTGGAGAGACACAGCCTCACTCATACGG GAGAGAAGCCATTTGCTTGTGACATGTGTGATATGAGGTTTATTCAGCGCTACCACCTTGAGAGACACAAGCGTGTCCATAGCGGGGAGAAGCCTTACCAGTGCGAACGGTGCCAGCAG AACTTTTCACGCACAGACCGGCTGTTGCGGCATCGACGGTTGTGCCAGGGTCGCAGCGTAGCCAAAGTAGAGAACCAGCCGTGCTGCGAACCCCGCCCATATCCCCAAGAACCCCCACCTGCACCCCCAACCTGGAGTCCCCTGCATCCGCCTCCGGGTCGGCTGGCGGTCTGA
- the znf740a gene encoding gastrula zinc finger protein XlCGF57.1 isoform X2, with protein sequence MALMQASSMAAPPKKMMAPLGHAPPQREGPDRAPQSHMILPSGMSCPPLLIRKEGEFQAPRLLDEKEMRANEDMQQKKKNRKSVTPCKVREQEGRGGKGTGGDENGPSSKVQKNFICDHCYGAFRSGYHLKRHILIHTGEKPYACAVCDMRFIQRYHLERHSLIHTGVKPYACSMCDMRFFQRYHLERHRLTHTGVKPYACSMCDMRFFQRYHLARHSLTHTGVKPYACSMCDMRFFQRYHLARHSLTHTGVKPYACSMCDMRFFQRYHLARHTLTHTGVKPYACSMCDMRFFQRYHLARHSLTHTGVKPYACTMCDMRFIQRYQLERHSLTHTGVKPYACTMCDKRFFQRYHLARHSLTHMGVKPYACTMCDMKFFQRYHLARHSLTHTGVKPYACTMCDKRFFQRYHLARHSLTHMGVKPFACTMCDMRFVQRYHLARHSLTHTGVKPYACTMCDKRFFQRYHLARHSLTHMGVKPFACTMCDMRFVQRYHLARHSLTHTGVKPYACSMCDMRFIQRNHLERHSLTHTGEKPFACDMCDMRFIQRYHLERHKRVHSGEKPYQCERCQQNFSRTDRLLRHRRLCQGRSVAKVENQPCCEPRPYPQEPPPAPPTWSPLHPPPGRLAV encoded by the exons ATGGCCCTGATGCAGGCCAGCTCCATGGCCGCTCCACCCAAAAAAATGATGGCTCCGCTTGGCCATGCACCACCACAGAGAGAGGGACCTGACCGTGCTCCCCAGAGCCATATGATCCTCCCATCTGGAATGAGCTGTCCACCCCTG CTTATCCGGAAGGAAGGTGAATTCCAAGCTCCCCGCCTGCTGGATGAGAAAGAGATGAGGGCCAACGAGGacatgcagcagaaaaaaaagaacaggaaaTCAGTAACGCCCTGTAAAGTGAGAGAACAAGAAGGAAGGGGAGGGAAG GGAACAGGTGGAGATGAAAATGGTCCATCGTCCAAAGTGcagaaaaactttatttgtgaTCACTGTTACGGAGCATTTAGGAGTGGATACCACCTGAAGAGACATATCCTCATTCATACAG GGGAGAAGCCGTATGCTTGTGCCGTATGTGACATGAGGTTTATTCAGCGTTACCACCTGGAGAGACACAGCCTCATTCACACGG gggtgaaGCCGTACGCTTGTTCCATGTGTGACATGAGGTTTTTCCAGCGTTACCACCTGGAGAGACACAGACTCACTCATACGG GGGTGAAGCCGTACGCTTGCTCCATGTGTGACATGAGGTTCTTCCAACGTTACCATCTCGCAAGACACAGCCTCACTCATACTG GGGTGAAGCCATACGCTTGCTCCATGTGTGATATGAGATTTTTCCAACGCTACCACTTGGCAAGACACAGCCTCACTCACACGG GGGTGAAGCCATATGCTTGCTCCATGTGTGACATGAGATTTTTCCAGAGATACCACCTGGCAAGACACACTCTCACCCACACGG GGGTGAAGCCATACGCTTGCTCCATGTGTGACATGAGGTTCTTCCAGCGTTACCATTTGGCAAGACACAGCCTCACTCATACCG gGGTGAAGCCATATGCTTGTACCATGTGTGACATGAGGTTTATACAACGTTATCAATTGGAGAGACACAGTCTTACTCATACAG GGGTGAAGCCGTACGCTTGCACCATGTGTGACAAGAGGTTTTTTCAGCGTTACCACCTGGCGAGACACAGCCTCACTCATATGG GTGTGAAACCTTATGCTTGCACCATGTGTGACATGAAGTTTTTTCAGCGTTACCACCTGGCAAGACACAGCCTCACTCATACGG GTGTGAAACCTTATGCTTGCACCATGTGTGACAAGAGGTTTTTTCAGCGCTACCACCTGGCAAGACACAGCCTCACTCATATGG GTGTGAAACCTTTTGCGTGTACCATGTGTGACATGAGGTTTGTTCAGCGTTACCACCTGGCAAGACACAGCCTCACTCATACGG GTGTGAAACCTTATGCTTGCACCATGTGTGACAAGAGGTTTTTTCAGCGCTACCACCTGGCAAGACACAGCCTCACTCATATGG GTGTGAAACCTTTTGCTTGCACCATGTGTGACATGAGGTTTGTTCAGCGTTACCACCTGGCAAGACACAGCCTCACTCATACGG gggtgaaGCCGTATGCTTGTTCCATGTGTGACATGAGGTTTATTCAGCGTAACCACCTGGAGAGACACAGCCTCACTCATACGG GAGAGAAGCCATTTGCTTGTGACATGTGTGATATGAGGTTTATTCAGCGCTACCACCTTGAGAGACACAAGCGTGTCCATAGCGGGGAGAAGCCTTACCAGTGCGAACGGTGCCAGCAG AACTTTTCACGCACAGACCGGCTGTTGCGGCATCGACGGTTGTGCCAGGGTCGCAGCGTAGCCAAAGTAGAGAACCAGCCGTGCTGCGAACCCCGCCCATATCCCCAAGAACCCCCACCTGCACCCCCAACCTGGAGTCCCCTGCATCCGCCTCCGGGTCGGCTGGCGGTCTGA
- the znf740a gene encoding zinc finger protein ZFP2 isoform X16: MSHLPSSSVRDHMKWAGLLGCEAVLSSMALMQASSMAAPPKKMMAPLGHAPPQREGPDRAPQSHMILPSGMSCPPLLIRKEGEFQAPRLLDEKEMRANEDMQQKKKNRKSVTPCKVREQEGRGGKGTGGDENGPSSKVQKNFICDHCYGAFRSGYHLKRHILIHTGEKPYACAVCDMRFIQRYHLERHSLIHTGVKPYACSMCDMRFFQRYHLERHRLTHTGVKPYACSMCDMRFFQRYHLARHSLTHTGVKPYACSMCDMRFFQRYHLARHSLTHTGVKPYACSMCDMRFFQRYHLARHTLTHTGVKPYACSMCDMRFFQRYHLARHSLTHTGVKPYACTMCDMRFIQRYQLERHSLTHTGVKPYACTMCDKRFFQRYHLARHSLTHMGVKPYACTMCDKRFFQRYHLARHSLTHMGVKPYACTMCDKRFFQRYHLARHSLTHMGVKPFACTMCDMRFVQRYHLARHSLTHTGVKPYACSMCDMRFIQRNHLERHSLTHTGEKPFACDMCDMRFIQRYHLERHKRVHSGEKPYQCERCQQNFSRTDRLLRHRRLCQGRSVAKVENQPCCEPRPYPQEPPPAPPTWSPLHPPPGRLAV; this comes from the exons ATGTCACATCTGCCCAGCAGCTCAGTCCGCGACCATATGAAATGG GCGGGACTGCTGGGCTGCGAGGCTGTCCTTTCCAGTATGGCCCTGATGCAGGCCAGCTCCATGGCCGCTCCACCCAAAAAAATGATGGCTCCGCTTGGCCATGCACCACCACAGAGAGAGGGACCTGACCGTGCTCCCCAGAGCCATATGATCCTCCCATCTGGAATGAGCTGTCCACCCCTG CTTATCCGGAAGGAAGGTGAATTCCAAGCTCCCCGCCTGCTGGATGAGAAAGAGATGAGGGCCAACGAGGacatgcagcagaaaaaaaagaacaggaaaTCAGTAACGCCCTGTAAAGTGAGAGAACAAGAAGGAAGGGGAGGGAAG GGAACAGGTGGAGATGAAAATGGTCCATCGTCCAAAGTGcagaaaaactttatttgtgaTCACTGTTACGGAGCATTTAGGAGTGGATACCACCTGAAGAGACATATCCTCATTCATACAG GGGAGAAGCCGTATGCTTGTGCCGTATGTGACATGAGGTTTATTCAGCGTTACCACCTGGAGAGACACAGCCTCATTCACACGG gggtgaaGCCGTACGCTTGTTCCATGTGTGACATGAGGTTTTTCCAGCGTTACCACCTGGAGAGACACAGACTCACTCATACGG GGGTGAAGCCGTACGCTTGCTCCATGTGTGACATGAGGTTCTTCCAACGTTACCATCTCGCAAGACACAGCCTCACTCATACTG GGGTGAAGCCATACGCTTGCTCCATGTGTGATATGAGATTTTTCCAACGCTACCACTTGGCAAGACACAGCCTCACTCACACGG GGGTGAAGCCATATGCTTGCTCCATGTGTGACATGAGATTTTTCCAGAGATACCACCTGGCAAGACACACTCTCACCCACACGG GGGTGAAGCCATACGCTTGCTCCATGTGTGACATGAGGTTCTTCCAGCGTTACCATTTGGCAAGACACAGCCTCACTCATACCG gGGTGAAGCCATATGCTTGTACCATGTGTGACATGAGGTTTATACAACGTTATCAATTGGAGAGACACAGTCTTACTCATACAG GGGTGAAGCCGTACGCTTGCACCATGTGTGACAAGAGGTTTTTTCAGCGTTACCACCTGGCGAGACACAGCCTCACTCATATGG GTGTGAAACCTTATGCTTGCACCATGTGTGACAAGAGGTTTTTTCAGCGCTACCACCTGGCAAGACACAGCCTCACTCATATGG GTGTGAAACCTTATGCTTGCACCATGTGTGACAAGAGGTTTTTTCAGCGCTACCACCTGGCAAGACACAGCCTCACTCATATGG GTGTGAAACCTTTTGCTTGCACCATGTGTGACATGAGGTTTGTTCAGCGTTACCACCTGGCAAGACACAGCCTCACTCATACGG gggtgaaGCCGTATGCTTGTTCCATGTGTGACATGAGGTTTATTCAGCGTAACCACCTGGAGAGACACAGCCTCACTCATACGG GAGAGAAGCCATTTGCTTGTGACATGTGTGATATGAGGTTTATTCAGCGCTACCACCTTGAGAGACACAAGCGTGTCCATAGCGGGGAGAAGCCTTACCAGTGCGAACGGTGCCAGCAG AACTTTTCACGCACAGACCGGCTGTTGCGGCATCGACGGTTGTGCCAGGGTCGCAGCGTAGCCAAAGTAGAGAACCAGCCGTGCTGCGAACCCCGCCCATATCCCCAAGAACCCCCACCTGCACCCCCAACCTGGAGTCCCCTGCATCCGCCTCCGGGTCGGCTGGCGGTCTGA
- the znf740a gene encoding zinc finger protein ZFP2 isoform X7, whose translation MSHLPSSSVRDHMKWAGLLGCEAVLSSMALMQASSMAAPPKKMMAPLGHAPPQREGPDRAPQSHMILPSGMSCPPLLIRKEGEFQAPRLLDEKEMRANEDMQQKKKNRKSVTPCKVREQEGRGGKGTGGDENGPSSKVQKNFICDHCYGAFRSGYHLKRHILIHTGEKPYACAVCDMRFIQRYHLERHSLIHTGVKPYACSMCDMRFFQRYHLERHRLTHTGVKPYACSMCDMRFFQRYHLARHSLTHTGVKPYACSMCDMRFFQRYHLARHSLTHTGVKPYACSMCDMRFFQRYHLARHTLTHTGVKPYACSMCDMRFFQRYHLARHSLTHTGVKPYACTMCDMRFIQRYQLERHSLTHTGVKPYACTMCDKRFFQRYHLARHSLTHMGVKPYACTMCDMKFFQRYHLARHSLTHTGVKPYACTMCDKRFFQRYHLARHSLTHMGVKPYACTMCDKRFFQRYHLARHSLTHMGVKPFACTMCDMRFVQRYHLARHSLTHTGVKPYACSMCDMRFIQRNHLERHSLTHTGEKPFACDMCDMRFIQRYHLERHKRVHSGEKPYQCERCQQNFSRTDRLLRHRRLCQGRSVAKVENQPCCEPRPYPQEPPPAPPTWSPLHPPPGRLAV comes from the exons ATGTCACATCTGCCCAGCAGCTCAGTCCGCGACCATATGAAATGG GCGGGACTGCTGGGCTGCGAGGCTGTCCTTTCCAGTATGGCCCTGATGCAGGCCAGCTCCATGGCCGCTCCACCCAAAAAAATGATGGCTCCGCTTGGCCATGCACCACCACAGAGAGAGGGACCTGACCGTGCTCCCCAGAGCCATATGATCCTCCCATCTGGAATGAGCTGTCCACCCCTG CTTATCCGGAAGGAAGGTGAATTCCAAGCTCCCCGCCTGCTGGATGAGAAAGAGATGAGGGCCAACGAGGacatgcagcagaaaaaaaagaacaggaaaTCAGTAACGCCCTGTAAAGTGAGAGAACAAGAAGGAAGGGGAGGGAAG GGAACAGGTGGAGATGAAAATGGTCCATCGTCCAAAGTGcagaaaaactttatttgtgaTCACTGTTACGGAGCATTTAGGAGTGGATACCACCTGAAGAGACATATCCTCATTCATACAG GGGAGAAGCCGTATGCTTGTGCCGTATGTGACATGAGGTTTATTCAGCGTTACCACCTGGAGAGACACAGCCTCATTCACACGG gggtgaaGCCGTACGCTTGTTCCATGTGTGACATGAGGTTTTTCCAGCGTTACCACCTGGAGAGACACAGACTCACTCATACGG GGGTGAAGCCGTACGCTTGCTCCATGTGTGACATGAGGTTCTTCCAACGTTACCATCTCGCAAGACACAGCCTCACTCATACTG GGGTGAAGCCATACGCTTGCTCCATGTGTGATATGAGATTTTTCCAACGCTACCACTTGGCAAGACACAGCCTCACTCACACGG GGGTGAAGCCATATGCTTGCTCCATGTGTGACATGAGATTTTTCCAGAGATACCACCTGGCAAGACACACTCTCACCCACACGG GGGTGAAGCCATACGCTTGCTCCATGTGTGACATGAGGTTCTTCCAGCGTTACCATTTGGCAAGACACAGCCTCACTCATACCG gGGTGAAGCCATATGCTTGTACCATGTGTGACATGAGGTTTATACAACGTTATCAATTGGAGAGACACAGTCTTACTCATACAG GGGTGAAGCCGTACGCTTGCACCATGTGTGACAAGAGGTTTTTTCAGCGTTACCACCTGGCGAGACACAGCCTCACTCATATGG GTGTGAAACCTTATGCTTGCACCATGTGTGACATGAAGTTTTTTCAGCGTTACCACCTGGCAAGACACAGCCTCACTCATACGG GTGTGAAACCTTATGCTTGCACCATGTGTGACAAGAGGTTTTTTCAGCGCTACCACCTGGCAAGACACAGCCTCACTCATATGG GTGTGAAACCTTATGCTTGCACCATGTGTGACAAGAGGTTTTTTCAGCGCTACCACCTGGCAAGACACAGCCTCACTCATATGG GTGTGAAACCTTTTGCTTGCACCATGTGTGACATGAGGTTTGTTCAGCGTTACCACCTGGCAAGACACAGCCTCACTCATACGG gggtgaaGCCGTATGCTTGTTCCATGTGTGACATGAGGTTTATTCAGCGTAACCACCTGGAGAGACACAGCCTCACTCATACGG GAGAGAAGCCATTTGCTTGTGACATGTGTGATATGAGGTTTATTCAGCGCTACCACCTTGAGAGACACAAGCGTGTCCATAGCGGGGAGAAGCCTTACCAGTGCGAACGGTGCCAGCAG AACTTTTCACGCACAGACCGGCTGTTGCGGCATCGACGGTTGTGCCAGGGTCGCAGCGTAGCCAAAGTAGAGAACCAGCCGTGCTGCGAACCCCGCCCATATCCCCAAGAACCCCCACCTGCACCCCCAACCTGGAGTCCCCTGCATCCGCCTCCGGGTCGGCTGGCGGTCTGA
- the znf740a gene encoding gastrula zinc finger protein XlCGF57.1 isoform X8, with protein MSHLPSSSVRDHMKWAGLLGCEAVLSSMALMQASSMAAPPKKMMAPLGHAPPQREGPDRAPQSHMILPSGMSCPPLLIRKEGEFQAPRLLDEKEMRANEDMQQKKKNRKSVTPCKVREQEGRGGKGTGGDENGPSSKVQKNFICDHCYGAFRSGYHLKRHILIHTGEKPYACAVCDMRFIQRYHLERHSLIHTGVKPYACSMCDMRFFQRYHLERHRLTHTGVKPYACSMCDMRFFQRYHLARHSLTHTGVKPYACSMCDMRFFQRYHLARHSLTHTGVKPYACSMCDMRFFQRYHLARHTLTHTGVKPYACSMCDMRFFQRYHLARHSLTHTGVKPYACTMCDMRFIQRYQLERHSLTHTGVKPYACTMCDKRFFQRYHLARHSLTHMGVKPYACTMCDMKFFQRYHLARHSLTHTGVKPFACTMCDMRFVQRYHLARHSLTHTGVKPYACTMCDKRFFQRYHLARHSLTHMGVKPFACTMCDMRFVQRYHLARHSLTHTGVKPYACSMCDMRFIQRNHLERHSLTHTGEKPFACDMCDMRFIQRYHLERHKRVHSGEKPYQCERCQQNFSRTDRLLRHRRLCQGRSVAKVENQPCCEPRPYPQEPPPAPPTWSPLHPPPGRLAV; from the exons ATGTCACATCTGCCCAGCAGCTCAGTCCGCGACCATATGAAATGG GCGGGACTGCTGGGCTGCGAGGCTGTCCTTTCCAGTATGGCCCTGATGCAGGCCAGCTCCATGGCCGCTCCACCCAAAAAAATGATGGCTCCGCTTGGCCATGCACCACCACAGAGAGAGGGACCTGACCGTGCTCCCCAGAGCCATATGATCCTCCCATCTGGAATGAGCTGTCCACCCCTG CTTATCCGGAAGGAAGGTGAATTCCAAGCTCCCCGCCTGCTGGATGAGAAAGAGATGAGGGCCAACGAGGacatgcagcagaaaaaaaagaacaggaaaTCAGTAACGCCCTGTAAAGTGAGAGAACAAGAAGGAAGGGGAGGGAAG GGAACAGGTGGAGATGAAAATGGTCCATCGTCCAAAGTGcagaaaaactttatttgtgaTCACTGTTACGGAGCATTTAGGAGTGGATACCACCTGAAGAGACATATCCTCATTCATACAG GGGAGAAGCCGTATGCTTGTGCCGTATGTGACATGAGGTTTATTCAGCGTTACCACCTGGAGAGACACAGCCTCATTCACACGG gggtgaaGCCGTACGCTTGTTCCATGTGTGACATGAGGTTTTTCCAGCGTTACCACCTGGAGAGACACAGACTCACTCATACGG GGGTGAAGCCGTACGCTTGCTCCATGTGTGACATGAGGTTCTTCCAACGTTACCATCTCGCAAGACACAGCCTCACTCATACTG GGGTGAAGCCATACGCTTGCTCCATGTGTGATATGAGATTTTTCCAACGCTACCACTTGGCAAGACACAGCCTCACTCACACGG GGGTGAAGCCATATGCTTGCTCCATGTGTGACATGAGATTTTTCCAGAGATACCACCTGGCAAGACACACTCTCACCCACACGG GGGTGAAGCCATACGCTTGCTCCATGTGTGACATGAGGTTCTTCCAGCGTTACCATTTGGCAAGACACAGCCTCACTCATACCG gGGTGAAGCCATATGCTTGTACCATGTGTGACATGAGGTTTATACAACGTTATCAATTGGAGAGACACAGTCTTACTCATACAG GGGTGAAGCCGTACGCTTGCACCATGTGTGACAAGAGGTTTTTTCAGCGTTACCACCTGGCGAGACACAGCCTCACTCATATGG GTGTGAAACCTTATGCTTGCACCATGTGTGACATGAAGTTTTTTCAGCGTTACCACCTGGCAAGACACAGCCTCACTCATACGG GTGTGAAACCTTTTGCGTGTACCATGTGTGACATGAGGTTTGTTCAGCGTTACCACCTGGCAAGACACAGCCTCACTCATACGG GTGTGAAACCTTATGCTTGCACCATGTGTGACAAGAGGTTTTTTCAGCGCTACCACCTGGCAAGACACAGCCTCACTCATATGG GTGTGAAACCTTTTGCTTGCACCATGTGTGACATGAGGTTTGTTCAGCGTTACCACCTGGCAAGACACAGCCTCACTCATACGG gggtgaaGCCGTATGCTTGTTCCATGTGTGACATGAGGTTTATTCAGCGTAACCACCTGGAGAGACACAGCCTCACTCATACGG GAGAGAAGCCATTTGCTTGTGACATGTGTGATATGAGGTTTATTCAGCGCTACCACCTTGAGAGACACAAGCGTGTCCATAGCGGGGAGAAGCCTTACCAGTGCGAACGGTGCCAGCAG AACTTTTCACGCACAGACCGGCTGTTGCGGCATCGACGGTTGTGCCAGGGTCGCAGCGTAGCCAAAGTAGAGAACCAGCCGTGCTGCGAACCCCGCCCATATCCCCAAGAACCCCCACCTGCACCCCCAACCTGGAGTCCCCTGCATCCGCCTCCGGGTCGGCTGGCGGTCTGA